From Geomonas agri, one genomic window encodes:
- a CDS encoding DnaJ family domain-containing protein, which translates to MIAERRIKEAMERGEFDNLPGRGKPLVQEDLSAVPEELRMAYKVLKNAGCVPPEVELTNEVASLRRLVLDMEESDERVKKVRELNFKLMKLEMTRKRPLSLDLLPEYQGKLLDKLHGE; encoded by the coding sequence TTGATAGCAGAAAGACGAATCAAGGAAGCGATGGAGCGCGGCGAGTTCGACAACCTTCCCGGGCGCGGCAAGCCGCTGGTGCAGGAAGACCTCTCGGCGGTCCCCGAAGAGTTACGCATGGCGTACAAAGTGCTCAAAAATGCCGGCTGCGTGCCTCCGGAGGTGGAGTTGACCAACGAGGTAGCTTCGCTACGGCGGCTGGTCTTGGATATGGAGGAGAGCGACGAGAGGGTTAAAAAGGTACGCGAACTCAACTTCAAGCTGATGAAGCTGGAGATGACCCGCAAGCGCCCTCTTTCCCTGGACCTGCTCCCCGAGTACCAAGGTAAGCTGCTCGACAAGCTGCACGGGGAATAG
- a CDS encoding SseB family protein produces MEKLDEALVSMRENTTDGKKQSAFYDLFLNSSFFVPIIEDGEKQDEQGGVMPLIAEADGKDYLMLFSSVERLQAWEATAPYIEVPGHLLALSTVEPLNWALNVGTEYSKEFHSEEIAWLRDAVERCNAEAAAGQQA; encoded by the coding sequence ATGGAAAAACTAGACGAGGCGCTGGTAAGCATGCGCGAGAACACGACGGACGGCAAGAAGCAGTCCGCATTCTATGATCTCTTTCTCAACTCTTCCTTTTTCGTACCCATTATCGAGGATGGTGAGAAGCAAGACGAACAGGGCGGCGTCATGCCGCTGATCGCCGAGGCTGACGGCAAGGACTACTTGATGCTTTTCAGCTCGGTAGAGCGCCTCCAGGCTTGGGAAGCCACAGCCCCGTATATCGAGGTTCCTGGTCACCTACTCGCGTTGAGCACGGTCGAGCCGCTGAACTGGGCACTTAACGTCGGCACGGAGTATTCCAAGGAATTCCATTCTGAGGAAATCGCCTGGCTCAGAGACGCGGTCGAGCGATGCAACGCCGAAGCTGCGGCTGGCCAACAAGCTTGA
- a CDS encoding YbaN family protein produces the protein MRHRHLKVRLVKSEWLRYLLIATGLLSLLAGVVGLFLPLIPTVPFLLVAVICFSRSSERFHTWLVEHRHFGPVLKEYLAHGSVPLRAKCLALAAIWVSFPVTALVVVEALWLRVLLFSVAACATLYLLALRTVPRRSKGRAARQRDPDSTIP, from the coding sequence ATGCGGCATCGGCATCTGAAGGTCAGGCTGGTAAAAAGCGAATGGCTGCGCTACCTGCTCATTGCGACGGGCCTGTTGTCGCTTCTTGCCGGGGTGGTGGGGTTGTTCCTGCCTCTCATACCGACTGTCCCGTTTCTCCTGGTGGCGGTCATCTGCTTTTCCCGGAGCTCCGAACGTTTCCACACCTGGCTGGTCGAACACAGGCATTTCGGCCCGGTACTGAAGGAGTACCTAGCGCACGGCTCAGTCCCGCTTCGCGCCAAATGCCTGGCTCTTGCCGCTATCTGGGTTTCCTTCCCCGTTACCGCGTTGGTCGTTGTCGAAGCACTCTGGCTGCGAGTCCTGCTCTTCTCCGTTGCCGCATGCGCGACCCTGTACCTGCTTGCGCTGCGGACGGTGCCGCGGCGCAGCAAAGGACGCGCCGCCAGGCAACGCGATCCCGATTCAACAATCCCCTAA
- a CDS encoding cupin domain-containing protein: MKRTMMLLVMVFFSLAVVGVAAEKKVSKAAVQQVIVLPDQVKWHAGPPAIPGAQMAVLDGDLTKPGFFVARIKLPAGAKIAPHYHGKMERVTVISGTVKLAMGVTQDNPTVLPAGSYFAIPPKTVHNGWVDEETVLQISTRGPWSMHPVTGAK; encoded by the coding sequence ATGAAACGGACGATGATGCTCCTGGTGATGGTCTTCTTCTCCCTGGCCGTCGTCGGGGTTGCGGCGGAGAAGAAGGTAAGCAAGGCAGCGGTGCAACAGGTGATAGTACTGCCTGATCAAGTCAAGTGGCATGCCGGTCCCCCGGCGATACCCGGCGCGCAGATGGCCGTTCTGGATGGGGATTTGACCAAGCCCGGGTTCTTCGTGGCAAGGATCAAGCTCCCCGCAGGCGCCAAGATTGCGCCTCATTACCATGGCAAGATGGAACGGGTGACGGTGATCTCCGGCACCGTGAAGCTGGCCATGGGAGTGACCCAGGACAATCCGACCGTGCTTCCGGCGGGAAGCTACTTTGCGATCCCGCCCAAGACGGTGCACAACGGCTGGGTGGACGAGGAAACCGTCCTGCAGATATCGACGCGCGGGCCGTGGAGCATGCACCCGGTAACAGGCGCCAAGTAG
- a CDS encoding SPOR domain-containing protein translates to MSTMRILFVALVLACLIVPSISFADSDEMFAQAKNQAAAEKAVTEHAAVDKAIAEKLAADRVAAQRVAAEEAAAGKGSADQAAAPKASAARPVTIEEAVAKRTAAIKAAVEKAAAEKAVADKAAAEKAAAEYAAAKKAATEKAFADKAAAKKAAAEKTAADQAAAKKAAVEKAAADKAAAKKAAEEKAAAKKAAAGTAAADKAAARKAAADKVAADKAAAKKTAEEKAAAKKAAAEKAAAEKLVAKAAAKTSTDAAVNATAPAAAPVVAAQSQPQAPARAASAGGYSLDFGNFVLKSEVAQVKKKIKNAGIKAVVVRGPKRKEQMNRIHAGEYIDPQAAEKMLQKLRKAKADHFVLQDKSGKFNVYAGSYFDKISAVDEQLRLARFGITTELRPIAVQVPTFSLTAGSFKSEEEAARKGTELEKLGVKAAVVQRSK, encoded by the coding sequence ATGAGCACCATGCGCATCCTGTTTGTGGCACTCGTACTGGCCTGTCTAATTGTTCCTTCCATCTCATTCGCAGACTCAGACGAAATGTTTGCCCAAGCCAAGAACCAGGCCGCCGCCGAGAAAGCAGTAACGGAGCACGCTGCTGTAGACAAGGCGATAGCCGAGAAACTGGCAGCGGACAGGGTGGCTGCTCAGAGAGTAGCTGCTGAAGAGGCTGCCGCAGGAAAAGGGTCTGCAGATCAAGCTGCTGCCCCCAAGGCATCTGCTGCAAGACCGGTGACTATCGAGGAAGCGGTTGCTAAGCGAACCGCGGCCATCAAGGCAGCAGTCGAGAAAGCCGCCGCGGAAAAAGCTGTTGCTGACAAAGCCGCTGCCGAGAAAGCCGCTGCTGAGTACGCTGCAGCCAAGAAAGCAGCTACAGAGAAAGCCTTTGCCGACAAGGCGGCCGCCAAGAAGGCTGCTGCCGAAAAGACCGCTGCTGACCAAGCCGCTGCCAAGAAAGCCGCTGTGGAAAAAGCTGCTGCAGACAAAGCCGCTGCCAAGAAAGCTGCAGAAGAGAAGGCCGCTGCTAAGAAAGCTGCTGCGGGAACGGCCGCCGCCGACAAGGCGGCTGCCAGGAAAGCCGCTGCTGACAAAGTTGCTGCTGACAAAGCCGCTGCCAAAAAGACGGCTGAAGAGAAAGCCGCCGCGAAGAAAGCTGCTGCGGAAAAGGCCGCTGCAGAGAAATTAGTAGCCAAGGCCGCTGCGAAGACCAGCACCGATGCTGCGGTCAACGCTACGGCACCTGCTGCCGCACCTGTAGTTGCAGCGCAATCCCAACCGCAGGCACCGGCACGTGCAGCTTCTGCTGGTGGCTATAGTCTCGACTTCGGGAATTTTGTCTTGAAGTCCGAGGTGGCCCAGGTCAAGAAGAAGATCAAGAATGCCGGTATCAAGGCAGTCGTGGTGCGTGGGCCCAAGCGAAAAGAGCAGATGAACCGGATCCATGCCGGCGAGTACATTGATCCGCAGGCCGCAGAGAAAATGCTGCAGAAACTGCGTAAAGCCAAGGCTGATCACTTCGTGCTTCAGGACAAGAGTGGCAAGTTCAACGTGTATGCCGGCTCCTACTTCGACAAGATCAGTGCGGTGGACGAACAATTGCGGTTGGCACGTTTCGGTATCACCACGGAGCTCAGGCCGATAGCGGTTCAGGTTCCGACCTTCAGTCTCACGGCCGGTTCTTTTAAAAGCGAAGAGGAGGCCGCCCGGAAGGGGACCGAACTTGAGAAGCTCGGCGTCAAGGCTGCCGTGGTACAACGTTCGAAGTAA
- a CDS encoding Lrp/AsnC family transcriptional regulator, translated as MFDEIDIHILEILQEKARIPNAEVARQVGMAPSAVLERIRKLEERGIIEGYEVRLNPACFHQGLSAFVQVETDGADAQTATALAAIPSVQEVHQVVGPDGFLVKLRTADHTTLSRILQQIRPLPGVKSIRTQVVLETVKETRRVDLTDHNGNGRHS; from the coding sequence ATGTTTGACGAAATAGACATTCACATACTGGAGATTCTTCAGGAGAAGGCGAGGATCCCCAACGCGGAGGTCGCCCGGCAGGTAGGGATGGCTCCTTCGGCAGTACTGGAGCGCATCCGCAAGCTGGAGGAGCGGGGCATCATCGAGGGGTACGAGGTGAGGCTGAACCCCGCCTGTTTCCACCAGGGGCTCTCTGCCTTCGTGCAGGTCGAAACGGACGGGGCCGACGCGCAGACCGCGACCGCGCTGGCCGCCATCCCGTCGGTGCAGGAGGTGCACCAGGTGGTAGGTCCCGACGGCTTTCTGGTAAAACTGAGGACCGCAGACCACACCACCCTGTCCCGCATCTTGCAGCAGATCAGGCCTCTGCCGGGGGTGAAGTCGATCCGGACCCAGGTGGTGCTGGAAACGGTGAAGGAAACCAGGCGGGTGGATCTCACGGACCACAACGGCAACGGCCGTCACAGCTAA
- a CDS encoding cold-shock protein codes for MANGTVKWFNDSKGFGFLEQENGEDVFCHFSAISGDGFKSLAEGDSVTFDVVKGPKGLQAANVTRV; via the coding sequence ATGGCAAACGGTACTGTGAAATGGTTTAACGACAGCAAGGGGTTTGGTTTTCTGGAGCAGGAGAACGGTGAGGATGTATTCTGCCACTTCTCCGCTATCAGCGGCGACGGATTCAAATCCTTGGCTGAAGGTGATAGCGTGACCTTCGACGTAGTCAAAGGGCCCAAAGGCCTCCAGGCTGCCAATGTAACAAGGGTGTAA
- the metE gene encoding 5-methyltetrahydropteroyltriglutamate--homocysteine S-methyltransferase, with amino-acid sequence MPVLATVLGHPRIGIARELKKALEAYWSGASPAESLLATAQEIRTRHWSMMKEAGLDQVPCNDFSLYDHMLDMAVAVGVIPERFRSIANPLNRYFAMARGVQDRGAGIDLSPLEMTKWFDTNYHYIVPELAADQSFALDPTKIAGELAEAQALGVTPRMVLPGPVTFLKLSKFADNVSGLDTLDLLPRLLPVYEELLALLAGHGVTWVQLDEPCLCFDLDTRSVQAYRTALGRLATTAKRPALLVAGYFGSIGDNLALVAESGCDALHVDLVRAPADLEAVLTGLPATMKLSLGVVDGRNIWRADLEAAHGMVRRAVSTLGSERVMVASSCSLLHVPVDLDAETRLDAELKSWMAFAAQKVAEVRLLADAAEQEQPQGAVFEQGTAALARRRAAAAADNPTVRHRAGQVTEAMIRRSAPFAERSVKQKQRFNQPLLPTTTIGSFPQSKEVREARSKWRSGALDAQGYQDFLRAEIKRCIERQEQLGLDVLVHGEFERTDMVEYFGEQLDGFAFTQNGWVQSYGSRCVKPPVLYGDVARPRPMTVEWSSYAQSLSQRPVKGMLTGPVTILQWSFVRNDQPRSETCRQIALALRDEVADLERAGIAMIQVDEPAIREGLPLRRRDWDEYLEWAVAAFCLATAGVSDGTQIHTHMCYSEFGDILPAIVALDADVLSIESSRSRMEPLEHFRQYGYPNDVGPGIYDIHSPRVPTVEEMTTLLKLAAEVLPVERLWVNPDCGLKTRGWPEIEASLANMVQAARQVRLQLAAG; translated from the coding sequence ATGCCAGTTCTTGCCACAGTGTTAGGCCACCCCAGGATCGGTATCGCGAGAGAGTTGAAGAAGGCGCTCGAGGCTTACTGGAGCGGCGCATCCCCAGCAGAATCGCTTCTGGCGACAGCGCAGGAGATCCGCACCCGGCACTGGTCCATGATGAAGGAGGCCGGGCTGGACCAGGTCCCGTGTAACGACTTCTCCCTCTACGACCACATGCTGGACATGGCCGTTGCCGTCGGAGTCATCCCCGAGCGGTTTCGCAGCATCGCCAATCCCTTGAACCGCTACTTCGCCATGGCCCGCGGCGTCCAGGACAGGGGTGCCGGTATAGACCTCTCTCCCCTGGAGATGACCAAGTGGTTCGACACCAACTACCACTACATCGTTCCGGAGTTGGCTGCGGACCAGTCTTTCGCGCTGGACCCGACTAAAATCGCCGGCGAACTCGCCGAGGCACAGGCCCTGGGCGTGACGCCGCGCATGGTGCTCCCGGGCCCGGTAACCTTCCTGAAGCTGTCCAAGTTTGCCGACAACGTCTCCGGGTTAGACACCCTGGACCTGCTGCCGCGCCTGCTCCCGGTCTACGAGGAGTTGCTGGCGCTGCTCGCCGGCCACGGTGTGACTTGGGTCCAGCTCGACGAACCATGCCTGTGTTTCGACCTGGACACGCGTAGCGTGCAGGCGTACCGCACCGCCCTGGGCCGCCTGGCGACCACTGCCAAACGTCCTGCCCTGCTGGTGGCCGGCTACTTCGGGTCCATCGGCGATAACCTCGCCCTGGTCGCCGAGTCGGGATGCGACGCGCTGCACGTGGACCTGGTGCGCGCACCGGCGGACCTGGAAGCGGTACTGACCGGGCTCCCGGCTACCATGAAGCTGTCGCTTGGGGTGGTCGACGGTCGCAATATCTGGCGCGCGGACCTGGAAGCGGCGCACGGCATGGTCCGGCGTGCCGTCTCTACCCTCGGCAGCGAACGGGTCATGGTCGCCAGTTCCTGTTCGCTGCTGCATGTCCCGGTGGACCTGGATGCCGAGACCAGGCTCGACGCAGAGTTGAAGAGCTGGATGGCCTTCGCGGCGCAGAAGGTCGCCGAGGTGCGCCTTCTGGCCGACGCCGCCGAGCAGGAGCAGCCCCAGGGCGCGGTCTTCGAACAGGGCACCGCGGCGCTCGCCCGGCGCCGGGCCGCTGCAGCCGCCGACAACCCCACCGTCCGCCATCGGGCGGGACAGGTGACCGAGGCCATGATCAGGCGTAGCGCCCCCTTCGCGGAGCGGAGCGTCAAGCAGAAGCAACGCTTCAACCAGCCCCTGCTTCCTACCACCACCATCGGCTCTTTCCCGCAATCAAAGGAGGTGCGTGAGGCGCGCTCGAAGTGGCGTAGCGGCGCGCTCGACGCCCAGGGGTACCAGGATTTCCTGCGCGCCGAGATCAAGCGCTGCATCGAGAGACAGGAACAGCTCGGGCTAGACGTGCTGGTGCACGGCGAATTCGAGCGCACCGACATGGTGGAGTATTTCGGCGAGCAGTTGGATGGCTTCGCCTTCACCCAAAACGGCTGGGTGCAGAGCTACGGCTCGCGCTGCGTCAAGCCACCGGTGCTCTACGGCGACGTGGCACGCCCCCGCCCGATGACTGTCGAATGGAGCAGCTACGCCCAGTCGCTCAGCCAGCGCCCGGTGAAGGGCATGCTGACTGGTCCCGTCACCATCCTGCAGTGGTCCTTCGTGCGTAACGACCAGCCCCGCTCCGAGACCTGCCGCCAGATCGCACTGGCCCTGCGCGACGAGGTGGCCGACCTGGAGCGGGCCGGCATTGCCATGATCCAGGTCGACGAGCCCGCCATCCGTGAGGGGCTGCCGCTGCGTCGGCGCGACTGGGACGAGTACCTGGAGTGGGCCGTCGCCGCCTTCTGCCTCGCAACCGCCGGGGTGAGCGACGGGACCCAGATTCACACCCACATGTGCTACTCGGAGTTTGGCGACATACTCCCCGCCATAGTCGCCTTGGACGCCGACGTCCTCTCCATAGAATCCTCGCGCTCACGCATGGAACCGTTGGAGCATTTCCGCCAGTATGGCTATCCCAACGACGTCGGCCCCGGCATCTACGACATCCACTCACCCCGGGTGCCTACCGTGGAGGAGATGACGACGCTCTTGAAACTCGCCGCCGAGGTCCTGCCGGTGGAGCGCCTCTGGGTGAACCCCGACTGTGGTCTGAAGACCCGCGGCTGGCCTGAAATCGAGGCCTCGCTGGCCAACATGGTACAGGCGGCGCGGCAGGTCCGTCTCCAACTCGCCGCCGGTTAA
- a CDS encoding YkgJ family cysteine cluster protein, translating to MTATVVEALRKGADPATVARMLESCADAAQGLCNDRPYACAAGCPHCCVLNVAVLLPEAMTIALWLRERLSGTELAGLQMQLATHRSWARWMDDDERILKQMFCPLLDRWEACSVHHVRPLSCRAITSLDSQSCKDAFFPTVTDEDRMVPADLFRKVVFDAAFTALASGLCQVGLDDRSIELGTGVLAFLEHPEFVERFLAGERLPQALWL from the coding sequence TTGACGGCTACGGTAGTGGAGGCTTTGCGAAAAGGCGCCGACCCTGCAACCGTGGCGCGTATGCTGGAGTCCTGTGCGGATGCTGCACAAGGCCTCTGCAACGATCGCCCCTACGCCTGTGCTGCCGGCTGCCCGCACTGCTGCGTGCTCAACGTAGCGGTTTTACTACCAGAAGCGATGACCATAGCGCTTTGGCTACGAGAAAGGCTCTCCGGTACGGAACTGGCCGGGCTGCAAATGCAGCTAGCCACGCATCGCTCCTGGGCCCGCTGGATGGACGACGACGAGCGGATCCTTAAGCAGATGTTCTGTCCACTGCTCGACCGTTGGGAGGCCTGCAGCGTCCACCACGTGCGTCCCCTCTCCTGCCGGGCGATAACCTCGCTGGACAGCCAGAGTTGCAAGGACGCGTTCTTCCCGACCGTCACGGATGAGGACCGTATGGTTCCTGCAGACCTGTTCCGCAAGGTGGTCTTCGACGCCGCCTTCACCGCCCTCGCCTCGGGGTTGTGCCAGGTCGGGCTGGACGACCGCAGCATCGAACTAGGCACGGGGGTTCTTGCCTTTTTGGAGCATCCTGAATTCGTGGAGAGGTTCCTGGCGGGGGAGAGGCTACCGCAGGCACTTTGGTTGTAA
- a CDS encoding DUF3553 domain-containing protein — translation MSIKRGDVISHGGASQWGAGKVMEISAAWVAIHFNDGIVRKIASSHLSELHPADPASFLPLAVDEQKLPHRAPVSKVKKGTRKTAARSLD, via the coding sequence ATGTCCATCAAACGAGGTGATGTAATAAGTCACGGCGGAGCGAGCCAGTGGGGTGCCGGTAAGGTCATGGAGATCAGCGCGGCCTGGGTCGCAATCCACTTCAACGATGGGATCGTCAGGAAGATTGCCAGCTCACACCTAAGTGAACTGCATCCGGCGGATCCGGCGTCGTTCCTGCCGCTGGCTGTGGACGAGCAGAAGCTGCCGCACCGGGCACCGGTATCGAAGGTGAAGAAGGGAACGCGCAAAACTGCGGCGCGCTCATTGGACTGA
- a CDS encoding SH3 domain-containing protein, whose translation MSKKIRNIILATAAVAAFAVPALAESTNCTVTAPEIRLRKSASKKAKVIAVLKKDAKVTAESCSGGWVKVSSADGKLNGYVGGWSLASAAPVMVASTEPVPIPSNAAPAAEAAKEVPSNEKLAMQITDLRLKVLNVERDVAMMRKDIRKIKVAMKHKK comes from the coding sequence ATGAGCAAAAAGATCCGCAACATCATTCTCGCAACAGCGGCTGTCGCAGCATTCGCCGTTCCGGCCCTGGCCGAAAGCACCAACTGCACGGTAACTGCCCCCGAAATCCGCCTGCGCAAGAGTGCCAGCAAGAAGGCGAAGGTGATCGCGGTCCTTAAAAAAGACGCCAAGGTCACCGCGGAGAGCTGCTCGGGAGGGTGGGTCAAAGTCTCCTCAGCTGACGGCAAGCTCAATGGTTACGTGGGTGGGTGGTCGCTCGCCTCGGCCGCTCCGGTCATGGTCGCCTCGACCGAACCGGTGCCCATCCCCTCCAATGCAGCACCGGCGGCAGAAGCTGCCAAGGAAGTCCCCAGCAACGAGAAGCTCGCCATGCAGATCACCGACCTGCGCCTCAAGGTGCTCAACGTCGAGCGCGACGTGGCCATGATGCGTAAGGACATCCGCAAAATCAAGGTCGCTATGAAGCACAAGAAATGA
- the lysA gene encoding diaminopimelate decarboxylase, protein MPMSASFKDRLFPRIPEIQQHFQTPFHIYDEAGIKETGSQLKQAFSSIPGFREFFAVKALPNREILKLMKEMGFGFDCSSIPELIQARQLGAKPEDIMFTSNNTSPEEFEFAAQDGGCILNLDDISLIDKVPVFPELICFRYNPGPRRTGNVIIGNPEEAKYGVSHEQVVEAYRRAKERGAKRFGLHTMVASNELDYTYIVETARMVLEVAEEVEAALGIQFEFVNIGGGFGIPYRPEQKALDLSTMSKEITAIFDGFRARHGHAPAMFMESGRFMTGPHGALVATAINSKDTYRKYIGLDACMSSLMRPALYGSYHHIDVVGKEGVERSEVYDVVGSLCENNDKFAIQRELPPIEDGDLVVIHDSGAHGHAMGFQYNGRLRPKELMLRADGRVELIRRAETVEDYFATYNFEPNVLKP, encoded by the coding sequence ATGCCGATGTCCGCTTCTTTCAAAGATCGTCTGTTCCCCCGGATCCCTGAAATTCAGCAGCATTTCCAGACCCCGTTCCACATCTACGACGAGGCGGGCATCAAGGAGACCGGCTCGCAGCTAAAACAGGCCTTCTCCAGCATCCCCGGCTTCCGCGAGTTCTTCGCGGTGAAGGCACTCCCCAACCGGGAGATCCTGAAGCTCATGAAGGAGATGGGTTTCGGCTTCGACTGCAGCTCTATCCCCGAGTTGATCCAGGCCCGCCAGCTGGGCGCCAAGCCGGAAGACATCATGTTCACCTCCAACAACACCAGCCCCGAGGAGTTCGAGTTCGCGGCCCAGGACGGCGGCTGCATCCTTAACCTGGACGACATCTCGCTGATCGACAAGGTGCCGGTCTTCCCGGAACTGATCTGCTTCCGCTACAACCCCGGCCCGCGCCGCACCGGCAACGTCATCATCGGCAACCCCGAAGAGGCGAAATACGGCGTTTCCCACGAGCAGGTAGTCGAGGCGTACCGCAGGGCCAAGGAGCGCGGTGCCAAGCGGTTCGGCCTGCACACCATGGTGGCTTCCAACGAGCTGGACTACACCTACATCGTGGAGACCGCCCGCATGGTGCTCGAGGTGGCCGAGGAGGTCGAGGCGGCACTGGGCATCCAGTTCGAGTTCGTCAACATCGGCGGCGGCTTCGGCATCCCCTACCGTCCCGAGCAGAAGGCGCTCGACCTCTCCACCATGTCCAAGGAGATCACCGCCATATTCGACGGCTTCCGCGCCCGTCACGGCCACGCCCCCGCCATGTTCATGGAGAGCGGCCGCTTCATGACCGGCCCGCACGGCGCCCTGGTGGCAACCGCCATCAACAGCAAGGACACCTACAGGAAGTACATCGGCCTGGATGCGTGCATGTCGTCTCTGATGCGCCCGGCGCTGTACGGCTCCTACCACCACATCGACGTCGTGGGCAAGGAAGGCGTGGAGCGTAGCGAAGTCTACGACGTGGTCGGCTCGCTGTGCGAGAACAACGACAAGTTTGCCATCCAGCGCGAGCTCCCCCCCATCGAGGACGGCGACCTGGTGGTGATCCACGACTCTGGTGCCCACGGCCACGCCATGGGCTTCCAGTACAACGGCAGGCTGCGTCCCAAGGAGCTCATGCTGCGCGCCGACGGCCGGGTGGAGCTGATCCGCCGCGCCGAGACCGTCGAGGACTACTTCGCGACCTACAACTTCGAGCCCAACGTGCTCAAGCCGTAG